A stretch of Alligator mississippiensis isolate rAllMis1 chromosome 14, rAllMis1, whole genome shotgun sequence DNA encodes these proteins:
- the PEX12 gene encoding peroxisome assembly protein 12: protein MAEHGAHLTAAGGGEEAPSIFEAVAQDSLMAVLRPALRHVAKVLAESNPGRYGCLWTWFDEIYALLDLLLQQHYLSKCSASFSENFYSLKRTVLGHSKGPCRLASAGLPKQQHWKSLLLLVLIPYLKGKLEKLVSSLREEDEYSIHLPSSAWKRFYRAFLAAYPFVNMAWEGWFLIQQLCYILGKTQHHSPLLRLAGVRLVRLTVDDIQALEKKLVAATASHSIKDQVHAAVKKVLGGVAFSLSTGLSVGVFFLQFLDWWYSSENQETIKSLTALPTPPPPIHLDHGTGSPLLPKLKTVCPLCRKIRNNDTVLSTSGFVFCYRCVYNYVKSHQRCPITGYATELQHLVKLYSPES from the exons ATGGCGGAGCACGGCGCTCACCTgacggcggcgggcggcggcgagGAGGCTCCGTCCATCTTCGAGGCGGTGGCTCAGGACAGCCTGATGGCGGTTCTGCGGCCCGCGCTGCGCCACGTGGCCAAg GTTCTTGCTGAATCCAATCCTGGCCGTTATGGCTGCCTCTGGACTTGGTTTGATGAGATCTATGCACTCCTGGACCTACTGCTCCAGCAGCATTATCTGTCCAAGTGCAGTGCTTCTTTTTCTGAAAACTTCTATAGCTTAAAGAGGACAGTGTTGGGACACAGCAAGGGGCCATGTCGGCTGGCAAGTGCTGGACTTccaaagcagcagcactggaagtcTCTCCTCCTGCTGGTTCTCATTCCTTACCTGAAAGGGAAGTTGGAGAAACTGGTCTCCAGCTTAAGAGAAGAAGATGAATATTCCATCCACCTTCCATCCTCTGCCTGGAAGCGCTTTTACAGGGCCTTTCTAGCAGCctacccatttgtaaacatggcCTGGGAGGGCTGGTTTCTCATCCAGCAGCTCTGTTACATCCTTGGTAAGACGCAACACCATTCACCGCTGCTAAGGCTGGCTGGTGTACGCCTGGTAAGATTGACAGTGGATGATATCCAGGCCTTGGAGAAGAAACTGGTTGCAGCTACTGCAAGCCACAG CATCAAGGAccaagtgcatgcagcagtgaagAAAGTATTGGGAGGTGTTGCCTTCTCTCTGTCCACTGGTCTCTCTGTGGGTGTGTTCTTCCTGCAGTTTCTGGACTGGTGGTACTCATCTGAAAATCAGGAGACCATCAAATCTCTGACTGCACTCCCTACTCCTCCACCCCCCATACACCTTGACCACGGCACAGGCTCACCTCTCTTACCAAAACTGAAGACAGTGTGTCCACTCTGCCGCAAGATCCGAAACAATGACACCGTCTTGTCCACATCAGGCTTTGTGTTCTGTTACCGCTGTGTTTATAACTATGTAAAGAGTCACCAGAGATGCCCGATTACTGGCTATGCGACAGAACTGCAGCACCTTGTCAAGCTGTATTCCCCTGAAAGCTGA
- the LOC109283059 gene encoding general transcription factor II-I repeat domain-containing protein 2A-like, translating to MAKHVSKKRKIKEENNRFPEHWEVDYTEQLSSAAASYAVTLQLAKAKKPYSDGDLVKKCAIEMARAFGDENMVKNFETVSLSHQTVAQRIEDMSNQVCEKLLYNVKKCRYFSLSLAEITDQTDTSQLLIFIRTVEEDFSVKEELLSLVSLHDTTKGTDIFEALQKSVSEYGGFEKCTCIATDGGRAVIGSEFGLSDLLKKSGVTCPMIHCVIHQESLCGKWVKQAEAMKVVVKVTSLICGGNKSLLNSKFHSFLEEMQSVYGDLPLDSEIRWLSAGKVLIKFFALRKEIPVFLKEQVKTDTTELEERFLSPQFLAELAFLTDTTTHLNELNLKLQSKNNTISDLFGCVNGFRRKLKLFKVGLEKGDLIHFPSCKELEKEMENFEGVNFLEFSSNVDAMVKEFDNRFTELELLKNTLMLFNNPLGSVLENQSSNIQLELCDLQADPFLAGRREIGQDFFKLIPENRFPHLRDLGLKIVSMFGSTYLCESAFSTMKSIKSQYLCSLTDEALTRSLRLALTEESVDIGPLVQKMEGPQFSH from the coding sequence ATGGCAAAGCATGTGTCAAAGAAGAGGAAAATTAAGGAAGAAAATAATAGATTTCCAGAACATTGGGAAGTGGATTATACTGAACAGCTATCAAGTGCTGCAGCTTCTTATGCAGTAACTTTGCAGTTAGCCAAAGCAAAGAAACCATACAGTGATGGGGATCTAGTGAAAAAATGTGCAATTGAAATGGCCAGGGCATTTGGGGATGAAAACATGGTGAAAAACTTTGAAACAGTTTCACTCTCTCATCAGACAGTAGCCCAAAGAATTGAAGATATGAGCAATCAGGTATGCGAAAAGTTATTATACAATGTCAAAAAGTGTCGCTATTTTTCCTTATCGTTAGCAGAGATCACTGACCAAACTGATACAAGTCAGCTTCTCATATTTATCAGAACTGTGGAGGAAGATTTCTCAGTCAAGGAGGAGTTGCTGTCTCTTGTCTCATTACATGACACTACAAAGGGAACAGATATATTTGAAGCTCTTCAGAAGAGTGTGAGTGAATATGGCGGTTTTGAGAAATGTACCTGTATTGCCACAGATGGTGGTAGGGCTGTTATCGGTTCTGAATTTGGATTATCAGATCTTCTGAAGAAGTCTGGTGTTACATGCCCCATGATTCACTGTGTGATTCACCAAGAATCTTTGTGTGGGAAATGGGTGAAACAAGCTGAAGCTATGAAAGTTGTTGTGAAGGTTACCAGTCTTATTTGTGGTGGAAATAAATCTTTGTTAAACAGTAAATTCCACTCATTTTTGGAAGAAATGCAGTCGGTGTATGGAGATTTACCTCTGGATTCCGAAATTCGTTGGCTAAGTGCTGGTAAGGTTCTCATAAAGTTCTTTGCTCTCAGAAAAGAAATTCCAGTGTTCCTAAAAGAACAAGTGAAAACTGATACCACAGAGCTTGAAGAAAGATTTTTGTCTCCCCAGTTCCTGGCCGAATTAGCCTTCTTGACAGATACTACCACTCACTTAAATGAATTAAATTTAAAGTTGCAGAGTAAGAATAATACAATATCAGACCTCTTTGGATGTGTGAATGGGTTTCGTAGAAAGCTAAAACTGTTCAAGGTTGGTCTTGAAAAGGGTGATCTTATACATTTCCCATCTTGCAAGGAACTggagaaagaaatggaaaattttgaAGGTGTAAACTTTTTGGAATTCTCATCCAATGTAGATGCTATGGTGAAAGAATTTGACAATCGCTTTACTGAATTGGAGTTACTGAAAAACACACTGATGCTTTTCAACAACCCACTTGGATCTGTGCTTGAAAATCAGTCTTCCAACATACAGCTTGAGCTGTGCGATCTACAAGCTGACCCATTCTTAGCTGGTAGACGAGAAATAGGCCAGGACTTTTTTAAACTTATACCAGAGAATCGCTTTCCACATTTAAGGGACCTTGGTTTAAAGATTGTATCAATGTTCGGCAGTACGTACCTATGCGAAAGTGCCTTTTCTACAATGAAGTCTATAAAATCTCAGTATCTATGTTCGCTTACAGATGAGGCCCTCACTCGCTCACTTCGACTGGCCTTAACTGAGGAGTCAGTTGATATAGGTCCTCTTGTGCAGAAGATGGAGGGTCCGCAGTTTTCACATTGA